The genomic segment GGATTTGCGCCCGCGCGGGATTATCGAGTATTTGAAGCTGCGCCGCCCGATTTATCTTGCGACTGCGGCGTATGGCCATTTCGGTCGGGAGGGCGAGGGCTTCACCTGGGAAAATCTGGATAAGGTGGCGGACTTGACGAAGTAAGGGAAGGAGAAAAGGCTTGCTTTCACCGCGCCAGTCGCGCTATATTTCCGCAGCCAGCCACGCTCGCGATCACTTTTTGATCCCATAAATCCGGCGGGCCCTTAGCTCAGTCGGTTAGAGCGACGGACTCATAATCCGTTGGTCGTAGGTTCAAGTCCTACAGGGCCCACCAGTTACTCTTAAAAAACAGGCGACATGCCTGTTTTTTTATTTGTGGCGTGAGGTGTTAAGAATTCTTCCAACAAATGATCACGTGCTTGTTTATTACGAAGCATTGTGCGACATTTAGGCAGATTTGAAACGTCAAAAAAATCGTGCAGAAAGTGGAAGTATCAGTGAATTTCTCTGAATAGCTATCTATGGCCAAATCCCTCAAACCCGTTTTATTGGAAATCGGCAAATGGGCGCTGGTGATGTGGCTGATGTCGCCGCTGGCGTTCGTCATGCAGGGGCCGATTGATTTCAGCCGCGTGGCGCTCGGAATTTTGCTCTTCATCATCTTTACCGGAAAAATGTTGTATGATACGGTGTTGGCGCCGGCGAAAACACGCGCCGAGCGCACCCCGCTGCAAGACGTGCTGGCCATGATCGGCACGATTGCCGTCGTCGGCCTGGCAGTCGGCATGATGCTTATCCTCGTGGGCGTCTACGTCGCAAAAGTAATCGCCAGCCAGAACGCACAGTTTTAAGCCTGCCCCGCGCTTCCGGCGCCAAAATTTTCTGGCCGGTCGCTCAATTTTCTTCCGGCGTCTGCGGTGAAAAGAGACTTGCATTTGTGTTGAGATTTTTTATTATTTGCAGGTCGTTTTCCGAGCGAAGCCACTTCAGCGTTGCGATCCCACCTTCGTCATTCACGAATTCCAGTCCCGTGGGCGTGCGTTTGTGCTCTGAAAAGCATGACTTTACAGAGGTGGGAAAACTCGGCATAAATCATCTTGAACACGCTGTAACATTTTTTGATTTTGCGGCGCAAACGCAAAACTTTTACAAAGAGACAGTCGTCTGAAATCAATGCAATAACCACGCAAACCTACCGAATTCCGGGCTTATGTAGTAAGACCCTGTCCTAAAATGAAAACGCGCTGAAGGAATCGCGCCCGGACGCGGATTCCGACGCGAAAAAGGTGTTATTGTAAAAAACAAATGCAGAGGGCAAACGTTA from the Cytophagia bacterium CHB2 genome contains:
- a CDS encoding methionine adenosyltransferase (catalyzes the formation of S-adenosylmethionine from methionine and ATP; methionine adenosyltransferase) codes for the protein DLRPRGIIEYLKLRRPIYLATAAYGHFGREGEGFTWENLDKVADLTK